One segment of Candidatus Gracilibacteria bacterium DNA contains the following:
- a CDS encoding leucine--tRNA ligase yields MYQHQELEKKWQDYWQENNTFKTSNTSSKPGFYVLDMFPYPSGAGLHVGHPEGMTANDIVARYKHAKGYNVLHPMGWDAFGLPAENYAIKTGVHPRITTTENIATFKRQIQSLGFSYDWDREIDTTDPEYFKWTQWIFLKLFEAGLAYEQDLPINYCPSCKTGLANEEVLSDFSCERCGTQVEKKKIRQWVLAITKYADRLLGDVDDLDWPDGIKDMQRNWIGKSQGCEFELKKSDDSLKSIRVYTTRVDTVFGMTYAVIAPDHKDVQDFITPENKAASEAYIKKSNNQSDQDRTSDGKEKTGVFTGSYVVNPYNGEEVPLWIADYVLGNYGTGAVMAVPAHDERDFEFAQKFNLEIRQSIIAPKTSKNDLEKAITQYGNLVNSGEYNGLTSKEAIAKFSELAEKLGFGHKKINYKLRDWLFSRQRYWGEPIPLIHISSEDIDALPTSASPDAWVKDETILMVGEKEFSKIFDGIYGKIVCDYNLPLELPQVEAYEPSGDGQSPLSQVPEFIHVDIAANLIGQRETNTMPQWGGSCWYYLRFMDPNNRDALVGKDAGKYWGSVDSYVGGAEHAVLHLLYARFWHKFLFDIGVVSTSEPFYRLRNQGMILGMSYKNTGGKLIASDMVDEKDGKFIDRETGDILEKIPAKMSKSLKNVVNPDEIVQQYGADTLRLYEMYMGDFADTKPWDTKSIIGLRRYLDKVHATFIDGKDRSAQNDEEAMKMLHKTIKKVGQDIENYKFNTAIAQMMICLNTGLPKDESKMQEWKIKYTQLLHPFAPHMAEEIWESISKKKIPVLRAYFATGNEGKIKRAQSVLDTLKSQMKLESIPDFIDVEESGSTPMQCAMQKIEAYKSAGYTIPVMTADTAVYFENQDFDSTHVRRAAIEKSGKKESDLSKLEIAEIMVEFYKDIARRNGGEIDFHYVDAFVVLFPNGEMKQIEYKRHYTLTDIHKGEIYIHAPMRGLYISKVTGKRADESTMKDYIKEFSCLAEAFKELFSLNGSSIFFSDWPEYDEAMTIDSEVTIGVQVLGKLRGEIKIAIDEDKDSVLAKAKSNTDVMKWTEGKEIVKEIYVPGKIVNIVVK; encoded by the coding sequence ATGTACCAACATCAAGAGCTAGAAAAAAAATGGCAAGACTATTGGCAAGAGAATAATACTTTCAAAACATCAAATACGTCATCTAAGCCATGATTTTATGTTCTGGATATGTTTCCTTATCCTTCATGAGCGGGACTTCATGTGTGACATCCAGAAGGTATGACTGCCAATGATATAGTCGCAAGATATAAACATGCGAAGTGATATAATGTCCTTCATCCAATGGGATGGGACGCTTTTGGTCTTCCAGCAGAAAACTATGCCATTAAAACTTGAGTGCATCCTCGTATTACTACTACTGAAAATATAGCGACCTTTAAAAGACAGATACAATCACTTTGATTTTCGTATGATTGGGATCGGGAAATAGATACTACTGATCCAGAGTATTTCAAATGGACGCAGTGGATATTTTTGAAGCTCTTTGAAGCAGGACTCGCATATGAACAAGACCTCCCAATAAATTATTGTCCAAGTTGTAAAACGGGGCTTGCTAATGAAGAAGTACTTTCTGATTTTTCTTGTGAGCGATGTGGAACACAAGTAGAAAAGAAAAAAATCAGACAATGGGTTCTCGCAATCACAAAATATGCAGATAGACTACTCGGTGACGTTGATGACCTTGATTGGCCAGATGGAATCAAGGATATGCAACGAAACTGGATTGGAAAATCACAAGGCTGTGAGTTTGAACTTAAAAAATCTGATGACTCATTAAAATCAATTCGAGTGTATACTACACGAGTCGATACTGTTTTTGGTATGACTTACGCAGTTATTGCTCCAGACCATAAAGATGTACAGGACTTTATCACTCCAGAAAATAAGGCTGCAAGTGAGGCGTATATCAAAAAATCAAATAACCAATCTGACCAAGATAGAACCTCAGATGGAAAAGAAAAAACCTGAGTTTTTACCGGTTCATATGTCGTAAATCCATACAACTGAGAAGAAGTACCTCTCTGGATTGCTGACTATGTTCTTGGAAATTATGGAACCTGAGCTGTTATGGCTGTACCTGCTCATGATGAGCGAGACTTTGAGTTTGCTCAAAAATTCAACTTAGAAATAAGACAATCAATTATAGCTCCTAAAACTTCTAAAAATGATTTAGAAAAAGCAATTACTCAATATTGAAATTTAGTAAATTCTTGAGAATACAACTGACTCACTTCAAAAGAAGCAATTGCAAAATTTTCTGAGCTTGCTGAGAAGCTAGGATTCGGTCATAAAAAAATAAACTATAAGCTCAGAGATTGGCTTTTTAGTCGACAAAGATATTGGGGAGAACCAATTCCTTTGATCCATATTTCTAGTGAAGATATAGACGCACTCCCGACTTCAGCATCTCCAGATGCCTGGGTGAAAGATGAGACTATTTTGATGGTTGGAGAAAAGGAGTTTTCAAAAATCTTTGATGGAATCTATGGGAAAATAGTATGCGATTATAATCTCCCACTCGAGCTTCCACAAGTTGAAGCATACGAACCATCTGGTGATGGACAAAGTCCTCTCAGCCAAGTTCCAGAGTTTATTCATGTAGATATTGCTGCAAATCTAATAGGACAGAGAGAAACTAATACGATGCCTCAGTGGGGGTGATCATGTTGGTATTATCTCAGATTTATGGACCCAAATAATAGGGATGCACTGGTTGGAAAAGATGCTGGAAAATATTGGGGAAGTGTCGATTCCTATGTTGGTTGAGCTGAGCATGCAGTGCTTCATTTACTCTATGCGCGATTCTGGCATAAATTCCTCTTTGATATTGGAGTAGTTTCAACAAGTGAACCATTCTATCGACTGAGAAACCAAGGAATGATTCTTGGGATGAGTTATAAAAATACTGGGTGAAAACTTATAGCTTCAGATATGGTTGATGAAAAAGATGGAAAATTTATAGATAGAGAAACAGGTGATATCCTTGAGAAAATTCCTGCAAAGATGTCAAAGTCACTTAAAAACGTTGTCAATCCAGATGAGATAGTGCAACAATACGGAGCAGATACTCTCAGACTCTATGAGATGTATATGTGAGATTTTGCTGATACGAAACCTTGGGATACAAAGTCTATAATTGGTCTTCGAAGATATTTAGATAAAGTTCATGCTACATTTATTGATGGCAAAGATAGAAGTGCTCAGAACGATGAGGAGGCTATGAAAATGCTCCATAAAACTATTAAAAAAGTAGGGCAAGATATAGAAAACTATAAGTTCAATACGGCAATTGCTCAAATGATGATTTGTCTGAATACAGGACTTCCAAAAGATGAGTCAAAAATGCAAGAATGGAAAATTAAGTATACACAGCTTCTCCATCCATTTGCTCCTCATATGGCAGAAGAAATCTGGGAATCTATTTCAAAAAAGAAAATTCCAGTTCTCAGAGCTTATTTTGCAACGGGAAATGAAGGAAAAATAAAACGAGCTCAGAGCGTCCTTGATACACTGAAATCTCAAATGAAATTAGAATCTATTCCTGATTTTATAGATGTAGAAGAGTCGGGTTCAACTCCAATGCAGTGTGCCATGCAAAAAATAGAAGCTTATAAAAGTGCTTGATATACTATTCCAGTTATGACTGCTGATACAGCTGTCTATTTTGAAAACCAAGATTTTGATTCGACTCATGTTCGTAGAGCTGCAATAGAAAAATCTTGAAAAAAAGAATCAGACTTATCAAAATTGGAAATAGCAGAAATTATGGTTGAGTTTTATAAAGATATTGCTCGAAGAAACGGCTGAGAAATAGATTTTCATTATGTAGATGCTTTTGTGGTTCTTTTTCCAAATGGCGAAATGAAGCAAATTGAATACAAGAGACATTATACCCTTACAGATATTCATAAGTGAGAAATATATATTCATGCACCAATGCGATGACTTTATATCTCAAAAGTAACGTGAAAAAGAGCTGATGAGTCTACTATGAAAGATTATATTAAAGAATTCTCTTGTTTAGCTGAAGCATTCAAAGAGTTATTCAGTCTTAATGGAAGTTCAATATTCTTTAGTGATTGGCCAGAGTATGATGAAGCTATGACAATAGATAGTGAAGTCACTATCTGAGTACAAGTTCTTGGGAAACTTCGAGGAGAAATAAAAATTGCAATTGATGAAGACAAAGATTCAGTTCTCGCGAAAGCTAAATCTAATACTGATGTTATGAAATGGACGGAAGGAAAAGAAATCGTTAAAGAAATCTACGTTCCAGGGAAGATTGTTAATATTGTAGTGAAGTAA
- a CDS encoding methyltransferase domain-containing protein produces the protein MDSDAITTFLQELKAHGERNNIPNVSLKNALFLREIIAKNTCKKILEIGSANGYSTIHFALEIQKNEGKITSIEFSQLAYEEAQDNYEAVGLSQYITHYFGDAREVLPLLDEKYDFIFIDGLKKESLNFLKLVWDKTLPNAIIVIDDVIKFRYKMESLYEYLNTENIAYEVIQIDDDDGIMIIKK, from the coding sequence ATGGACTCTGATGCAATTACAACATTTCTTCAAGAACTCAAAGCTCACTGAGAAAGAAACAATATCCCCAATGTGAGTTTAAAAAATGCACTCTTTCTACGTGAAATCATAGCAAAAAATACGTGTAAAAAAATACTAGAAATCGGGAGTGCTAATGGGTATTCGACGATTCATTTTGCTCTTGAAATACAAAAAAATGAGTGAAAGATTACTTCAATCGAGTTTTCACAACTCGCCTATGAAGAAGCTCAAGATAACTATGAAGCAGTGTGACTCAGCCAATATATCACTCATTATTTTGGAGATGCCAGAGAGGTATTACCACTTTTAGATGAAAAATATGACTTTATATTTATAGATGGACTGAAAAAGGAATCTCTCAATTTCTTGAAACTTGTCTGGGATAAAACACTTCCAAATGCTATCATTGTGATAGATGATGTTATAAAATTTCGATACAAAATGGAGAGTTTATATGAGTATTTAAATACAGAAAACATCGCGTATGAAGTAATCCAGATTGATGATGATGACGGGATTATGATTATAAAAAAATAG
- the tig gene encoding trigger factor, producing MNVEIKKLGNSRLQLTIEQSTENVAKYRKKVLASASKNANIKGFRKGAKIPEDVIIKEFGEERILQMTVEQAIDGLYKEALKKEKLMPVSQAEITEVVSQDPLKVLIEVEVFPEIEIEDSYKKIKLEKQKLSVSNSEIEDALQDIRTRFTHFHDADSNYTASMGDKVTIDTDGYDTEGKLMEATSMREYPLVLGSNLLVPGFEEDMVGMKSGDERELDVTFPADYHNADFAGKKTKFKVTAKKIEKAHVPEFDKEFIQKLRGKDLDLDGFKALLKEEILETKEANDAMERESTLIDELLKVSKLEIGSELLSRQTDQVFEEIKENVSKDGVKMDDYLASLNLSTAEYKKQHVESTAQKRLQGEIIFNKLMEIEKIEASDEELQAEIQKIMSRYQSEDVLKRLKELYVPGTSYYEELKRRMTYRKLIDNFFTETKAKKK from the coding sequence ATGAACGTTGAAATTAAAAAATTAGGGAATTCAAGACTCCAACTCACTATTGAACAATCTACAGAAAATGTAGCAAAATACAGAAAAAAAGTACTTGCAAGCGCAAGTAAAAATGCAAACATTAAAGGATTTAGAAAAGGAGCTAAAATTCCAGAAGATGTTATAATTAAAGAATTCGGAGAAGAAAGAATTTTACAAATGACGGTGGAACAAGCAATTGATGGGCTCTATAAAGAAGCTCTGAAAAAAGAGAAGCTTATGCCCGTTTCACAAGCTGAAATAACTGAGGTCGTATCTCAAGATCCATTAAAAGTTCTTATAGAAGTGGAAGTATTTCCAGAAATAGAAATAGAGGATAGTTATAAAAAAATCAAACTCGAAAAACAAAAATTATCTGTAAGTAACTCTGAAATAGAGGATGCTCTGCAGGATATTAGAACACGATTTACTCATTTTCATGACGCTGATTCAAATTACACAGCAAGTATGTGAGACAAAGTAACTATCGATACTGATGGGTATGATACTGAAGGGAAGCTTATGGAAGCGACATCTATGAGAGAATATCCACTCGTTCTTGGGTCAAATCTACTGGTTCCTGGTTTTGAAGAAGATATGGTAGGTATGAAATCTTGAGATGAAAGAGAGCTTGATGTTACATTTCCAGCTGACTATCACAATGCTGATTTTGCAGGAAAGAAAACAAAATTTAAAGTAACAGCAAAAAAAATAGAAAAAGCACATGTTCCAGAATTTGATAAAGAATTTATTCAAAAACTTAGAGGAAAAGATCTAGATTTAGACGGATTTAAAGCATTACTGAAAGAAGAAATACTTGAAACAAAAGAAGCAAATGATGCTATGGAACGAGAAAGTACACTTATTGATGAACTTCTCAAAGTATCAAAACTTGAAATAGGAAGTGAGTTACTTTCTCGTCAAACAGATCAAGTATTTGAAGAAATTAAAGAAAATGTATCGAAAGATGGAGTAAAAATGGATGATTATCTTGCTTCTCTAAATCTGAGCACTGCAGAGTATAAAAAACAACATGTAGAATCTACAGCTCAAAAAAGACTTCAAGGTGAGATTATTTTTAATAAACTCATGGAAATTGAAAAAATCGAAGCTTCTGACGAAGAGTTACAAGCTGAAATTCAAAAAATAATGAGTCGATATCAATCAGAGGATGTTTTAAAGAGATTAAAAGAACTCTATGTTCCTGGAACTTCATACTATGAAGAACTCAAAAGAAGAATGACATACAGAAAACTTATAGATAATTTCTTTACAGAAACGAAAGCAAAGAAAAAATAA
- a CDS encoding prepilin-type N-terminal cleavage/methylation domain-containing protein, with product MKYNLKNGFTLIELLVVITIIGILATGAVTVFTSQIQKARDTTRINDIKALQTSVEQAYQDESQYPDATQAEFISAVSSYIELIPQDPKNGQNCNDSGGTTTCVYAYTTAQDAGIDNGKYELSTAFEAAGSVTSKAAQVVDNGADDSRFEIGIDVATVVTTVAPGVTTQTCQVLAGSLLLSKACN from the coding sequence ATGAAATATAATCTAAAGAACGGTTTTACCCTAATTGAGTTACTTGTAGTAATTACAATTATTGGTATCCTTGCTACTGGTGCTGTTACGGTATTTACATCTCAAATACAAAAAGCTCGAGATACAACTCGTATCAATGATATTAAGGCTCTTCAAACATCTGTAGAACAAGCATATCAAGATGAATCACAATATCCTGATGCAACGCAAGCAGAATTTATATCAGCTGTATCTTCATATATAGAACTTATTCCACAAGATCCTAAAAATGGTCAAAATTGTAATGATTCTGGTGGAACTACAACGTGTGTATACGCATATACTACAGCTCAAGATGCTGGTATTGATAATGGGAAATATGAACTTTCTACAGCTTTTGAAGCTGCAGGTTCTGTAACCTCTAAAGCAGCTCAAGTAGTTGATAATGGAGCAGATGATTCTAGATTTGAAATTGGGATTGATGTTGCTACTGTTGTTACTACTGTGGCTCCAGGAGTTACAACTCAAACATGTCAAGTACTCGCTTGAAGTCTTCTTCTTTCTAAAGCATGTAATTAA
- the ruvA gene encoding Holliday junction branch migration protein RuvA, giving the protein MIGYISGNIIELSEHSVLIHTQGGLGYEIWIHEITFSHLINTEKTELYVYHHITENAQSLFGFTSLDEKKLFTELIKISGVGGKVALLILSLGKDSLIQAVQADDKKVIESVKGIGKKMAEKIILELKDKDFVKTHISQSIQHGVSPHQTTLPATLMENIKMTLTTMGYQGRDIERVMATIPEELTQLQDILPYMIREL; this is encoded by the coding sequence ATGATTGGATATATATCAGGGAATATTATTGAACTCAGTGAACATTCGGTCCTCATACATACTCAGGGCTGACTTGGATATGAAATTTGGATTCATGAAATCACATTTTCTCATCTTATAAATACTGAAAAAACGGAACTGTATGTGTACCATCATATCACTGAAAATGCTCAGAGTTTGTTTTGATTTACAAGCTTAGATGAAAAAAAACTCTTTACGGAGCTTATTAAAATATCCTGAGTATGAGGAAAAGTCGCTCTCCTTATATTATCTCTTTGAAAAGATTCGCTCATACAAGCAGTACAAGCTGATGATAAAAAAGTTATAGAATCGGTAAAATGAATTGGTAAAAAAATGGCTGAAAAAATAATTCTCGAACTGAAAGACAAGGATTTCGTAAAAACTCATATTTCTCAATCAATCCAGCATGGGGTTTCACCACATCAAACTACGCTTCCAGCAACTCTTATGGAAAATATAAAAATGACTCTTACTACTATGGGATACCAAGGTCGTGATATAGAAAGAGTCATGGCTACCATTCCTGAGGAATTAACACAACTACAAGACATACTTCCTTATATGATACGAGAATTATAA
- the yidD gene encoding membrane protein insertion efficiency factor YidD, producing MKKILIFIIEVYQKYLSPDHSFWARKNNNPPYCKHYPTCSEYTKEAIEKKGALMGSLKGIGRILRCMPWNKGGYDPVDKN from the coding sequence GTGAAAAAAATACTTATTTTTATCATTGAAGTCTACCAAAAATATCTTTCACCAGATCATAGTTTTTGGGCAAGAAAAAATAATAATCCTCCCTATTGCAAGCACTATCCTACATGTAGTGAATATACCAAAGAAGCTATCGAAAAAAAATGAGCCTTGATGGGCTCACTAAAATGAATAGGACGTATTCTCAGATGTATGCCCTGGAACAAAGGTTGATATGATCCGGTAGACAAAAACTAA
- the nrdR gene encoding transcriptional repressor NrdR gives MNCSNCGNTDTKVLDSRVSDDGKTVKRRRECEKCQNRFTTFEKGAVSNLIIVKSGDVKERYDRDKLEDSILKATNKRGISILDVERAIDEIESELGTGKEIKARRVGEKVLEKLKILDDISYIRYASVYHNFTSAKDFLDFIQD, from the coding sequence ATGAACTGCTCAAATTGCTGAAATACAGACACCAAGGTACTCGATTCAAGAGTATCTGATGATGGAAAAACGGTCAAACGAAGACGAGAATGTGAGAAATGTCAAAATAGATTTACGACCTTTGAGAAATGAGCAGTGAGTAATCTCATTATCGTGAAGAGCTGAGACGTCAAAGAACGTTATGACAGAGATAAACTTGAAGATAGTATTCTCAAGGCTACAAATAAAAGAGGAATTAGTATTTTAGATGTAGAGAGAGCTATTGATGAAATAGAGAGTGAGCTTGGAACTTGAAAAGAAATAAAGGCCCGTAGAGTTTGAGAAAAAGTACTCGAAAAACTAAAAATACTTGATGATATCTCATATATTAGATATGCGTCAGTATACCACAACTTCACTTCAGCAAAGGATTTTCTCGATTTTATACAGGATTAG
- a CDS encoding 50S ribosomal protein L1 encodes MAARGKKYKKALEFLSPDMTYTVPEAVELLEQTNTVKFDPTVEVHFTLNLDPKHQDQMIRTTASLPNGTGKTARICAFTDTVSAEDLKKAGAAEAGGEELIADIEAGNVALDFDVCVATPSMMRHLGKIARVLGPKGLMPNPKTGTVGVDLLAVVKDIAGGKFEFKTDKHGNVHSIFGKLSFGKEKLEENLNAFLQIIQDVKPTGAKGKYITSVVVCNAMGPGIKLNMNTDKK; translated from the coding sequence ATGGCAGCAAGAGGAAAAAAATACAAAAAAGCTCTCGAGTTTTTGAGTCCAGATATGACTTACACGGTTCCTGAAGCAGTTGAGCTTCTTGAACAAACAAATACTGTAAAGTTCGACCCAACTGTTGAGGTTCACTTTACTCTCAATCTTGATCCTAAACATCAAGATCAAATGATTAGAACAACAGCTTCTCTTCCAAACGGAACTGGTAAAACAGCTCGAATATGTGCATTTACTGATACAGTTTCTGCAGAAGACCTTAAAAAAGCAGGAGCTGCTGAAGCAGGTGGTGAGGAACTCATCGCTGATATCGAAGCTGGAAACGTAGCACTCGACTTTGATGTTTGTGTGGCTACTCCATCAATGATGAGACATCTTGGGAAAATCGCAAGAGTACTCGGACCAAAAGGACTTATGCCAAATCCTAAAACTGGAACAGTTGGAGTTGACCTTCTCGCAGTTGTAAAAGATATTGCAGGTGGGAAATTTGAATTCAAGACTGATAAGCATGGAAATGTTCACTCTATCTTTGGGAAACTTTCATTTGGAAAGGAAAAACTTGAAGAAAATCTCAATGCATTTCTTCAAATAATCCAAGACGTGAAACCTACTGGAGCAAAAGGAAAGTATATCACTTCTGTGGTTGTTTGTAACGCTATGGGACCTTGAATTAAACTTAATATGAATACAGATAAAAAATAA